The stretch of DNA CGGCAACGGGCGCGCAGCCTGTGACGGCAGCGGCGGCCTCGGCGCGGACGTCAGCACCGGCACGGCGGCGACTCGTACGACCCGTGCCGGCGCCGCCGCGCGCGTCACCGCGGGAGGCGTGGGCAGGGCGGCGGGCCGCGCCAGGGGCGGGGTCGCGAGCAGCGCGGCGGTACCCGCCGTGGCGACCGCGAGGCCTGCCGCGCCGACGGCGCCGACGTCGGGACGCGCCCAGCGCGCCACCAGGACCGAGATCCCGGCGTACGTCCGCTCCAGCTCCGTGCGGGCACGCACGCGGACCCGGTACAGCAGCGTCTCGACGGTCTTGTACGACACCGCGAGGTGCTCGGCGATCTCCTGCGGCGACTGCCCGGCGGCCCGCGCCAGGACGACGTCGCGCTGGCGGGCCGGCAGGTCGGCGAGGCGTTCGGTGACCCAGGCGGCCTCCGCGCGGTCGCAGACCGCCTCGTCGATGCCGGGCTCGTCCGCCGTGCGCGCCGTCAGCTTGGCCGTCACGCGGGTGGTGTGGGCGTGCGCCCGGTAGTGGTCGGTGCAGAGCCTGCGGGTGGTCACGACGAGGAAGCCGGCGACGTTGGACTCGTCGAGCCCGGGAAACGTGACGCAGCGGGTCAGCGCCTCCTGCACGCACGCCTCGGCGTCGCCGGGGTCGTGGACCAGGTGCCGGGCGATCGCGAGCAGGCGGGCGCGGTGCGGCAGCACGAGGTCCCAGCGCCTCGCGCGGTCGTCGTCGTCCACCCGTTCCCCTCCCCGTTCCGCGGTGCCCGTATCTCTGATACGGCGGCGCGGCGCGCATCCCTCGGAAGAACTTTTCCCGCGGCGCGCCGTGAGGGATTCGCTGACGGCGGCCGTACCCCTGCCGTACGCAACGCCACTCAGGAGGGAAACCAACCCATGCGATCCACCGCCCTGCGCCTCGGCACCGGCCTGCTGGCCGTCGCCGCCGCGTTCACCGGCATGACCGGGACGGCCACCGCCGGCGACGACCCGAAGGCAACCGGCGCCGCCGTCAGCGCCCTGTCGTCGGTGCCCTACGTCACGATCACCTCGGCCGGCCCCATCGGCTCCATCCACCTCGGCAACGAGCTCTCCTGCCAGGTCAACATCGCCTCGCCCGCGTCCACCGTCGTCGGCTCCGGTCTCGTCGGGTTCGGCGGCGGCGGGCAGGTCTACGGCCCGTCGCACGAGCCCGCGGACTGCGGCACGTTCCTGTCCTACGGGGGCATGCTGTACGGCCCCGACTTCTCGTCGCACGGGTACTCGGCGACGCCCTTCGGCTGGGGGAACCCGTACACGGCGTTCACGCCGGTCTCGCAGACGCCGCCGACGGGGTCCGGCACGCTCACCGACCCGTACATCGTCACCACGGTCGTCGACGCGGGCACGACCGGCATCCGGCTCACCCGGATCGACACGTACGTCACCGGGCGCACCGACTACCGCAGCGACGTCGTCGTCACGAACACCACCGGCACCGCGCTGAGCGGGCTGCGGCTCTACCACGGTCTCGACTGCTACCTCGCGGGCAGCGACACCGGCACCGGCGTCGCCGTCGCCTCCGCGGCCACGGCGACGTCGCGCGTCGGCTGCACCAGCAACAACCGCACCATGCAGCTCGTCTCGCAGAGCGCCGGCAACGGGTACTACGAGGACGACTACTGGGCCGTGTGGGAGCGGATCGACGGCCGCCTCCCGCTGCCGAACACCACGGACCCGACGCTGGTCGACAACGGCATCGCGATCGACTGGGCGTTCGCCCTGCCGGCGCACGGGTCGGTGATCCGGTCGTTCCTCACGCAGTTCGTGAGCTCGCCGATCGTCATCTGGACCCCGGTCGACCCGATCCGGGTCGCCGTCGTCGTGCGGCCCGGCGAGTCCGCCACCGACCTGCCCGAGGCGGGGGTGCTCGTCGCCGTGTCGGCGGCCGGCGTGGAGCAGTCGTTCTCGCTGTGGGTGCCGACCGGGTCGTAACGGCACGAAACGGAGCCCCGGCGCCCAGCCGCCGGGGCTCCGTCGTATGCGGGGAGGGGG from Frankiaceae bacterium encodes:
- a CDS encoding sigma-70 family RNA polymerase sigma factor: MDDDDRARRWDLVLPHRARLLAIARHLVHDPGDAEACVQEALTRCVTFPGLDESNVAGFLVVTTRRLCTDHYRAHAHTTRVTAKLTARTADEPGIDEAVCDRAEAAWVTERLADLPARQRDVVLARAAGQSPQEIAEHLAVSYKTVETLLYRVRVRARTELERTYAGISVLVARWARPDVGAVGAAGLAVATAGTAALLATPPLARPAALPTPPAVTRAAAPARVVRVAAVPVLTSAPRPPLPSQAARPLPSPTRTPPTLSPCDFPPYFADPCVEPDPSDPPILPLLNCVRYGFSPTGFACNTAPPEESRRPTPEGDE